A window of the Euzebya pacifica genome harbors these coding sequences:
- a CDS encoding DUF1990 family protein, with translation MPSIPDMPDADGRAPALTVSTRAQRVWRWATSMLWTTLSYLFHRVPLYRRGRSAQTVPDVPDLDRDVVGDLDVVQRAADGVGPLYRRSYRIAFTDSAMTPEQVVATLRRDINAATPEAMARFEDGSPDGKTDRIEVGNEYVVYLPGPWNGPVRVVDADATSFTLITLDGHMEAGQITFRARAHDRFDWTVFEIESFARSGNRLFHVLYDRVPLASEIQLHMWAEFCAGVVALAGGVVMTSVEMDTDIIEEDADGPGADQRRTVSTAPVSDRARRGLERLPDSGLNYALDTVDIDDVDQGWILDDWCRALPHEPPGDPIPDGPWETAALLIEDYAFVDPRIVRAVYWADVPLAQRNMMLEARFYGLRFLLGLRVGDVRDETATVDDRPVRRWGWNYRTLEGHLETGQMDFEVWKWLDTGEVQFRIHAYSRPARITNPIVWLGMKVFGRWMQKRFARNALRRMDELVRARVGDPDPTLVTY, from the coding sequence CACTGACGGTGTCGACCCGGGCCCAGCGCGTGTGGCGCTGGGCGACCAGCATGTTGTGGACCACCCTGTCCTACCTGTTCCACCGCGTGCCCCTCTACCGTCGGGGACGGTCCGCCCAGACGGTGCCGGACGTGCCCGACCTCGACCGCGACGTGGTCGGCGACCTCGACGTCGTCCAGCGGGCCGCTGACGGGGTGGGCCCGCTGTACCGCCGTTCCTATCGCATCGCCTTCACCGACAGCGCGATGACGCCCGAGCAGGTCGTGGCCACCCTGCGGCGGGACATCAACGCGGCGACTCCCGAGGCGATGGCCCGCTTCGAGGACGGCTCACCCGACGGCAAGACCGACCGGATCGAGGTCGGCAACGAGTACGTGGTGTACCTGCCCGGCCCCTGGAACGGTCCTGTCAGGGTCGTCGACGCCGATGCGACGTCGTTCACGCTGATTACGCTCGACGGGCACATGGAGGCAGGACAGATCACCTTTCGAGCCCGGGCCCACGACCGGTTCGACTGGACCGTCTTCGAGATCGAGTCCTTCGCCCGCAGCGGGAACCGGCTGTTCCACGTCCTCTACGACCGCGTGCCGCTCGCCAGCGAGATCCAGCTGCACATGTGGGCCGAGTTCTGCGCAGGCGTCGTCGCCCTTGCGGGCGGCGTGGTCATGACCTCCGTGGAGATGGACACCGACATCATCGAGGAGGATGCCGACGGGCCCGGTGCGGACCAACGCCGGACGGTATCGACCGCGCCGGTGTCGGACAGGGCCAGGCGAGGGTTGGAGCGGCTGCCCGACTCCGGGCTCAACTACGCCCTCGACACCGTGGACATCGACGACGTGGACCAGGGATGGATCCTCGACGACTGGTGCCGAGCGCTGCCGCACGAACCTCCCGGCGACCCGATCCCCGATGGCCCCTGGGAAACAGCCGCACTGCTGATCGAGGACTACGCCTTCGTCGACCCGCGCATCGTCCGGGCCGTCTACTGGGCCGACGTCCCGCTGGCGCAACGCAACATGATGCTCGAAGCGCGGTTCTACGGGCTGCGGTTCCTGCTCGGCCTGCGGGTCGGTGACGTCCGCGACGAGACCGCCACCGTCGACGACCGGCCCGTCCGACGGTGGGGCTGGAACTACCGCACCCTCGAGGGGCACCTGGAGACCGGGCAGATGGACTTCGAGGTGTGGAAGTGGCTGGACACCGGCGAGGTGCAGTTCCGCATCCACGCCTACAGCCGCCCGGCCCGCATCACCAACCCGATCGTCTGGCTCGGCATGAAGGTGTTCGGCCGCTGGATGCAGAAGCGCTTCGCCCGCAACGCCCTCCGGCGCATGGACGAGCTCGTCCGCGCGCGAGTCGGCGATCCCGACCCGACCCTTGTGACCTACTGA